The following proteins are encoded in a genomic region of Blastopirellula marina:
- the rplX gene encoding 50S ribosomal protein L24, which translates to MHIKVDDTVEIITGADSAGQLRGKVLKVFSDKGKILVEGAAKVYKHVKPSQRNPRGGKLSKEMPIDISNVMLVCTECKKRTKTGAKIKEDGSKVRYCKSCSAELGTLSPAK; encoded by the coding sequence ATGCATATCAAAGTTGACGACACCGTCGAAATCATCACCGGGGCCGACAGCGCTGGCCAACTGCGAGGCAAGGTCCTCAAGGTTTTCTCCGACAAGGGCAAGATCCTGGTCGAAGGGGCTGCGAAGGTCTACAAGCACGTCAAACCAAGCCAACGTAACCCACGTGGCGGTAAGCTCTCGAAGGAAATGCCAATCGACATTTCCAACGTGATGCTGGTTTGCACCGAGTGTAAGAAACGCACCAAGACCGGTGCCAAGATCAAAGAGGACGGCAGCAAGGTTCGCTACTGCAAATCGTGCAGTGCCGAACTTGGTACGCTGAGCCCCGCCAAGTAA
- the rplB gene encoding 50S ribosomal protein L2 has protein sequence MGIRKYKPTSAGRRNASVSDFKELTKGAKPEKALLRKITKTGGRNNQGKITARHRGGGHKRRFRVIDFRRAKDGVPALVASVQYDPNRSARIALLNYMDGEKRYILCPDGLKAGDKIQNGPEASPSVGNCLPLKNIPAGTTVHNIEMVPGRGGAMCRSAGSSATLMACEADWAQLSLPSGEIRRVSSRCRATIGRVSNPDHEKVVLGKAGRKRWLGRRPHVRGTAMNPIDHPHGGGEGRTKGGRHPVTPQGKPTKGGATRHRKKASNRSIVRRRRSRRYGLLKLLK, from the coding sequence ATGGGTATCCGAAAATACAAGCCGACCTCCGCTGGGCGTCGTAACGCTTCGGTTAGCGACTTCAAGGAGTTGACCAAGGGTGCGAAGCCGGAAAAGGCCTTGCTCCGCAAGATCACCAAGACCGGCGGTCGTAATAACCAAGGTAAAATCACCGCACGTCATCGTGGTGGTGGTCATAAGCGACGCTTTCGCGTTATTGACTTCCGCCGCGCCAAGGATGGTGTGCCGGCACTCGTTGCTTCGGTTCAGTACGATCCAAACCGCAGTGCTCGTATCGCCCTCTTGAACTACATGGACGGCGAGAAGCGATATATCCTTTGCCCAGATGGGTTAAAGGCTGGCGACAAGATTCAGAATGGCCCCGAAGCTTCCCCTTCGGTTGGCAACTGCTTGCCGCTCAAGAATATTCCAGCGGGAACGACCGTTCACAATATCGAGATGGTGCCTGGTCGTGGCGGTGCGATGTGCCGCAGTGCAGGTAGCTCGGCCACCTTGATGGCCTGTGAAGCCGATTGGGCTCAGCTTTCCTTGCCGTCCGGCGAAATTCGCCGCGTGTCGAGTCGCTGCCGAGCTACGATCGGTCGCGTAAGCAACCCTGATCACGAGAAGGTTGTGTTGGGTAAGGCGGGTCGTAAGCGTTGGCTTGGCCGTCGCCCTCACGTTCGTGGTACTGCGATGAACCCGATCGATCACCCGCACGGTGGTGGTGAAGGTCGTACCAAGGGTGGTCGTCATCCGGTTACCCCGCAAGGTAAGCCAACCAAGGGTGGTGCAACGCGTCATCGTAAGAAGGCTTCGAACCGTTCGATCGTTCGCCGACGTCGTTCGCGTCGCTACGGTCTGCTTAAGTTGTTGAAGTAA
- the rpsS gene encoding 30S ribosomal protein S19, with amino-acid sequence MSRSLKKGPFVDPNVYKKVAQQEEAGTKDPIKTWARACTIIPEFVGHTFMVHNGKAHLKVYVTEDMVGHKLGEFSPTRTFRGHGADKKKK; translated from the coding sequence ATGAGCCGATCCCTGAAAAAAGGGCCGTTTGTCGACCCGAACGTTTACAAGAAGGTTGCTCAGCAAGAAGAAGCTGGCACCAAAGATCCGATCAAGACTTGGGCTCGTGCCTGCACGATCATCCCGGAATTCGTCGGTCACACTTTCATGGTGCATAACGGCAAAGCCCACCTGAAGGTTTACGTCACCGAAGACATGGTGGGTCACAAGTTGGGTGAATTTTCCCCAACGCGTACTTTCCGTGGGCACGGTGCTGACAAGAAGAAGAAATAA
- the rplV gene encoding 50S ribosomal protein L22: protein MFKATHRLARISPRKVRPLADLVRGKLADEALDILRYQPHRGARLLEDVIKSAIGNSQDSEQNEGRTANQGALFVAEARVDGGPIIKRFRPRARGSAFPILKRTCHIHVTLEELQG, encoded by the coding sequence ATGTTCAAAGCGACCCACCGACTGGCACGCATCAGCCCGCGAAAGGTGCGCCCGCTGGCCGATTTGGTGCGTGGCAAACTTGCTGACGAAGCGCTCGACATTTTGCGGTACCAACCGCATCGTGGCGCTCGTCTGCTGGAAGATGTCATCAAGAGTGCGATCGGCAACTCGCAAGACTCGGAGCAGAACGAAGGACGCACCGCCAATCAGGGTGCTCTGTTCGTCGCCGAAGCTCGCGTGGACGGCGGTCCGATCATTAAGCGATTCCGCCCTCGAGCACGCGGAAGCGCGTTCCCGATTTTGAAGCGGACCTGTCACATTCACGTCACCCTGGAGGAACTCCAAGGCTAA
- the rpsC gene encoding 30S ribosomal protein S3, protein MGQKVNPVAFRTGVMVGWKSKWFASKRDFPGLLLEDKKIRGFIQKHPDQRIRQKYRNAGIDKIEIERTRDEVRVTLFVARPGLIIGQKGQEVEKLQEELQNLVGRRINLKIEEVGRPELRAQLVAEDIADQLAKRASFRRTMKRAIESTMEAGARGIKIQMAGRLGGAEMARREKQIEGSIPLSTLRAKIDYGFTEARTPQGHIGVQVWINNGFYEGDDSDGYDAQTSEAPKKPKKTYKR, encoded by the coding sequence ATGGGACAAAAAGTTAATCCAGTTGCGTTTCGTACCGGCGTGATGGTCGGCTGGAAGAGCAAGTGGTTTGCATCGAAGCGTGATTTCCCGGGCCTTTTGTTGGAAGACAAAAAGATCCGCGGCTTCATCCAGAAGCACCCTGATCAACGCATTCGACAGAAGTACCGCAACGCTGGTATCGACAAGATCGAGATCGAGCGTACGCGTGACGAAGTTCGCGTGACGCTGTTCGTCGCCCGACCAGGTCTGATCATTGGTCAGAAGGGTCAGGAAGTCGAGAAGTTGCAGGAAGAACTACAAAATTTGGTCGGTCGCCGAATCAATCTGAAGATTGAAGAAGTGGGTCGCCCAGAGCTTCGAGCTCAGTTGGTCGCCGAGGATATCGCCGATCAGTTGGCCAAGCGTGCCAGCTTCCGACGCACTATGAAACGTGCGATCGAAAGCACCATGGAGGCTGGTGCCCGTGGCATCAAAATCCAGATGGCCGGTCGTCTTGGTGGTGCGGAAATGGCTCGCCGAGAAAAACAAATTGAAGGATCGATTCCGCTGAGCACCTTGCGGGCGAAGATTGATTACGGCTTCACCGAAGCTCGTACGCCACAAGGACACATCGGGGTTCAGGTCTGGATTAATAACGGTTTTTACGAAGGGGACGACTCCGATGGCTATGATGCCCAGACGAGTGAAGCACCGAAAAAGCCAAAGAAGACGTATAAAAGGTAA
- the rpsQ gene encoding 30S ribosomal protein S17 has translation MPKKVLVGRVTGDKQDKTRRVEIARRIRHPLYGKYYSRRMVCHVHDENNESGLGDRVEIIESRPRSKTKRWELVRIVEKSTEVDVAALKAAREAAAQLQENQDS, from the coding sequence ATGCCCAAGAAAGTATTGGTCGGTCGCGTGACGGGCGACAAGCAAGATAAGACGCGACGCGTCGAAATCGCCCGCCGAATTCGTCATCCGCTGTACGGCAAGTACTACTCGCGACGTATGGTCTGTCACGTTCACGACGAGAACAACGAGTCGGGACTGGGCGATCGCGTCGAGATCATCGAAAGCCGACCACGCAGCAAGACGAAGCGTTGGGAATTGGTGCGAATTGTCGAGAAGAGCACCGAAGTCGACGTGGCTGCCTTGAAGGCGGCACGCGAAGCGGCTGCTCAGCTGCAGGAAAATCAAGATAGCTAA
- the rpmC gene encoding 50S ribosomal protein L29: protein MKASELRDMSDDQLQANLKNAMETLFRLRVQSQTERLDAPSELAKNRKLVARIKTIQHERAAAAST from the coding sequence ATGAAAGCAAGTGAATTGCGAGATATGAGCGACGACCAGCTCCAGGCGAACCTGAAGAACGCCATGGAAACGCTGTTTCGTTTGCGAGTTCAATCCCAGACCGAACGTTTGGATGCCCCCAGCGAGTTGGCCAAGAACCGCAAGCTGGTTGCCCGCATCAAGACGATTCAACACGAACGTGCCGCCGCGGCCAGCACCTAA
- the rplW gene encoding 50S ribosomal protein L23 gives MARPYFKIDEATAKGTLESHQVILRPLVTEKGVQASEDLNQYTFEIAPTATKLDVRRAVEELFDVKVAGVKTQSRKGKARRYRFRNGKTRNWKKAIVTLAEDQKIDFY, from the coding sequence ATGGCACGGCCATACTTCAAAATTGACGAAGCCACCGCGAAGGGCACGCTTGAATCACACCAGGTGATTCTGCGTCCGCTTGTCACCGAAAAGGGTGTTCAGGCTTCGGAAGATTTGAATCAATACACGTTTGAGATCGCACCTACGGCCACTAAGCTGGACGTTCGCCGTGCGGTTGAAGAGTTGTTCGACGTCAAAGTCGCCGGCGTGAAGACGCAATCGCGGAAGGGCAAGGCCCGCCGTTATCGTTTTCGCAATGGAAAGACCCGCAACTGGAAGAAGGCCATCGTTACGTTGGCTGAAGATCAAAAGATCGACTTCTATTAA
- the rplP gene encoding 50S ribosomal protein L16, protein MAMMPRRVKHRKSQRRRIKGNATRGNTVVLGDFGLQSTQAGHITAQTIEAGRIAAQQYVRGIGKLYIRIFPHKSVTARPLETRMGKGKGEPDRWVATVKPGTVMYELKGVTEQQAKICFARLAHKMPVRCRFVRRRPDLETEASA, encoded by the coding sequence ATGGCTATGATGCCCAGACGAGTGAAGCACCGAAAAAGCCAAAGAAGACGTATAAAAGGTAATGCCACTCGTGGCAACACCGTCGTCCTCGGCGATTTTGGACTTCAATCCACACAAGCGGGTCATATTACCGCTCAAACGATCGAAGCGGGTCGTATTGCTGCTCAGCAGTACGTCCGTGGTATCGGTAAGTTGTACATTCGGATTTTCCCCCACAAGTCGGTAACGGCTCGTCCGTTGGAGACTCGTATGGGTAAGGGTAAAGGTGAGCCCGATCGTTGGGTTGCCACCGTTAAGCCCGGAACCGTGATGTACGAACTCAAGGGTGTTACCGAACAGCAAGCAAAGATTTGCTTTGCTCGTTTGGCTCACAAGATGCCGGTTCGATGCCGCTTCGTGCGTCGTCGTCCCGACCTGGAAACCGAGGCTTCGGCGTAA
- the rplD gene encoding 50S ribosomal protein L4 yields the protein MVSLPIFDKSGKEVGKYELDPAEIAPSINKQLLHDAVVMYQANLRQGTHRTKTRAEVAGSTKKMYRQKGTGNARAGSKRSGVRRGGGHIFAIRPRDYSFRLNKKALKIATRMAIASKIQSEQVMVVDDLAQSEIKTKSVAGALKALGVYGQKIGIALEKHDPVFYRSARNIEGVSVSPVAELNAYSVLRPRKLLITKAALDSLRSSGKSE from the coding sequence ATGGTGAGTTTGCCCATATTTGACAAGAGCGGAAAGGAAGTCGGCAAGTACGAGCTTGATCCGGCCGAAATCGCTCCGTCGATTAACAAGCAGTTGCTGCACGACGCCGTCGTGATGTACCAGGCGAATCTTCGTCAAGGTACTCATCGTACGAAGACACGTGCTGAAGTCGCTGGTTCGACCAAGAAGATGTATCGCCAAAAGGGTACTGGCAACGCACGTGCCGGTTCCAAGCGTAGCGGTGTTCGCCGTGGTGGTGGTCATATTTTTGCGATCCGTCCTCGCGACTACTCGTTCCGCCTGAATAAGAAGGCTTTGAAGATTGCCACTCGCATGGCGATCGCCAGTAAGATTCAGAGCGAGCAGGTTATGGTCGTTGATGACCTCGCCCAGAGCGAAATTAAGACCAAAAGCGTTGCAGGTGCCTTGAAGGCTCTTGGCGTCTATGGTCAGAAGATTGGGATTGCCCTCGAAAAGCACGATCCAGTTTTCTATCGCAGTGCACGAAACATTGAAGGCGTGTCGGTTAGCCCGGTCGCCGAGCTGAATGCCTACTCGGTGTTGCGTCCTCGCAAGCTGCTTATTACCAAGGCCGCTTTGGACAGCCTCCGCAGCAGTGGCAAAAGCGAGTAA
- the rplC gene encoding 50S ribosomal protein L3, whose amino-acid sequence MAKGILGRKVGMTQIYTESGEVIPVTVVQAGPCHVLQVRTLDRDGYEAIQIGYGDKPRRLAIRSERGHVAPLSSKRSKKLAAAGGEAAAKAGCEPKRFIREFRGSTEGYEVGQEIGIGVLAETVRVDVIATSRGRGYAGVMKRHNFAGQRATHGVKKVHRHSGGTGCSAYPSRTFKGLKMSGQYGNAKVTTRNLKVVKVDEENGVLLLNGAVPGPNGGYVIIRETNMVR is encoded by the coding sequence ATGGCAAAAGGCATACTCGGCCGTAAGGTCGGGATGACCCAGATCTATACAGAGTCTGGGGAAGTAATCCCGGTAACGGTCGTTCAGGCAGGCCCGTGTCACGTGCTTCAGGTGAGAACCTTGGATCGCGATGGATACGAGGCAATTCAGATCGGATACGGCGACAAGCCTCGTCGGTTAGCGATTCGTAGCGAACGTGGTCATGTTGCTCCTCTCTCGAGCAAGCGATCCAAGAAGTTGGCTGCCGCTGGCGGCGAAGCTGCCGCGAAGGCGGGTTGTGAGCCCAAGCGATTTATTCGCGAGTTTCGTGGTTCGACCGAAGGCTATGAAGTCGGCCAAGAGATCGGCATTGGCGTTCTCGCTGAAACCGTAAGAGTCGATGTGATTGCCACGAGTCGTGGTCGCGGTTATGCCGGTGTGATGAAGCGGCATAACTTCGCTGGTCAGCGTGCTACTCATGGTGTGAAGAAGGTTCACCGTCACTCAGGTGGTACTGGCTGTAGTGCATATCCTAGCCGGACCTTCAAGGGCCTGAAGATGAGCGGCCAGTACGGTAACGCTAAGGTTACCACTCGTAACCTGAAGGTGGTTAAGGTCGACGAAGAGAACGGCGTGCTGCTTTTGAATGGTGCCGTGCCAGGCCCCAACGGTGGTTACGTGATCATCCGTGAAACCAACATGGTTCGCTAA
- the rplN gene encoding 50S ribosomal protein L14 encodes MIQQETRLAVADNTGAKQVMCIKVLGGTRKRTAGLGDVIICSVKEVVPGADVKKKAVVRAVIVRCKKSTRRPDGSYIRFDRNAVVLIDKDNNPRGTRIFGAVARELRDRKFMKIVSLASEVV; translated from the coding sequence ATGATTCAACAAGAAACAAGACTGGCCGTCGCCGACAACACCGGAGCGAAGCAGGTCATGTGCATCAAGGTTTTGGGTGGAACGCGTAAGCGAACCGCTGGCCTGGGTGACGTGATTATTTGCTCGGTCAAGGAAGTCGTGCCCGGTGCGGACGTGAAGAAGAAGGCAGTCGTTCGGGCTGTGATCGTTCGCTGCAAGAAGTCGACCCGCCGCCCCGACGGAAGCTATATCCGCTTCGATCGTAACGCGGTGGTGCTGATCGACAAAGACAATAACCCGCGTGGCACGCGTATTTTCGGTGCGGTCGCTCGTGAGCTGCGTGATCGTAAGTTCATGAAGATCGTCAGTTTGGCGAGTGAGGTGGTCTAA